Proteins found in one Candidatus Nitrosopelagicus brevis genomic segment:
- a CDS encoding DUF1802 family protein has protein sequence MEGLKEWATVVKALEQGKQTVILRKGGILETASGFNIESKKFFLFPTWEHQETKHVKPEFHDFLNEVLDKKPKAGFNKISSYAEILFEKDIESNEIINQLSSFHIWSDSYIQERRNWKPEKPMKAVFLKIMKVPEFDLPLKSEFSGCKSWIELNSNFQDTEWMVRRRRRESALEDNEIEKKLEEFKEIVK, from the coding sequence ATGGAAGGACTAAAAGAGTGGGCTACGGTAGTAAAAGCTCTAGAACAAGGAAAACAAACCGTGATTTTAAGAAAAGGTGGTATTTTAGAAACTGCATCAGGATTTAATATTGAATCTAAAAAATTTTTTTTGTTTCCGACATGGGAACACCAAGAAACAAAACATGTTAAACCAGAATTCCATGATTTCCTAAATGAAGTTTTAGACAAAAAACCAAAAGCAGGATTTAATAAAATTTCTTCATATGCAGAAATTTTATTTGAAAAGGATATTGAATCCAATGAAATAATCAATCAATTATCATCATTTCATATTTGGAGTGATTCATACATTCAAGAAAGAAGAAATTGGAAGCCTGAAAAACCAATGAAAGCAGTATTCTTAAAAATAATGAAAGTTCCAGAGTTTGATTTACCACTAAAATCAGAGTTTTCAGGATGTAAATCTTGGATAGAATTAAATTCAAATTTTCAAGATACAGAATGGATGGTTAGACGTAGAAGAAGAGAATCAGCTTTGGAAGATAATGAGATTGAGAAAAAACTAGAAGAGTTCAAGGAGATAGTTAAATGA
- a CDS encoding aldo/keto reductase — MKYKKLGKSGIKVSEIGFGAWTIALNWWGKEIDEDEAKRMLKKAYDCGINFFETGDMYGKGKSERLIGEAFKDMRNEVIISTKYGYDFEQVKQVGHTELPQQFDEKFTRKALTNSLDRLKTDYVDMYGLHNPKMHHIKDDSIFNTLDSLIEEEKIKTYQIALGPAIGWTEEGLESMKRKNVTAVQTVFNILEQTPGNELLNSGIENNVGILVRVPDASGILTGKVNADTKIDEKDHRSVRKGEWIKASLKKVEELKPIADRNGLSIKELAIKFILSKEGISSVFPTVISEEEIQTFSDMSNGGYLNNSDMKEIDQLYTKWWSENPYELKATQVA; from the coding sequence ATGAAATATAAAAAATTAGGAAAAAGTGGAATTAAGGTTTCCGAAATTGGTTTTGGAGCATGGACTATTGCATTAAACTGGTGGGGAAAAGAAATTGATGAAGACGAAGCTAAAAGAATGTTGAAAAAAGCTTATGATTGTGGAATAAACTTCTTTGAAACTGGGGACATGTATGGAAAGGGCAAAAGTGAACGATTGATTGGAGAAGCTTTCAAAGACATGAGAAATGAAGTTATAATTTCAACTAAATATGGTTATGATTTTGAGCAAGTTAAACAAGTTGGACATACAGAATTACCACAACAATTTGATGAGAAATTCACCCGAAAAGCATTAACCAATAGTTTGGATAGATTGAAGACAGATTATGTCGACATGTATGGTTTGCATAATCCAAAAATGCATCATATTAAAGATGATTCTATTTTCAATACATTAGATAGTTTGATTGAAGAGGAAAAAATTAAAACGTATCAAATTGCTTTAGGGCCAGCAATAGGATGGACAGAAGAGGGATTAGAATCCATGAAAAGAAAAAATGTGACTGCAGTTCAAACTGTTTTTAATATTTTAGAACAAACACCAGGAAATGAATTGTTAAACTCAGGTATAGAAAATAACGTAGGAATTCTAGTTAGAGTTCCTGACGCATCAGGAATTTTGACAGGTAAAGTAAATGCAGATACAAAAATCGATGAAAAAGATCATCGTTCAGTAAGAAAAGGTGAATGGATAAAAGCTTCATTGAAAAAAGTTGAAGAGTTAAAACCAATCGCTGACAGAAATGGATTAAGCATTAAAGAATTGGCTATTAAATTCATCTTATCAAAAGAAGGGATTTCTTCAGTTTTTCCAACGGTAATCAGTGAAGAAGAAATTCAAACATTTTCAGATATGTCAAATGGAGGATATCTAAATAATTCAGATATGAAAGAAATTGACCAGCTATACACAAAATGGTGGTCAGAAAATCCATATGAATTGAAAGCTACTCAGGTTGCATAG
- a CDS encoding chlorite dismutase family protein has translation MSEENKRYYFNFSFFKIDPKWRWMADLAKEESAKELENILENAPVQSRTYSTLGLRNDADFLIWFMSESIEDIQETISKIYLTVVGKYIMPSIVYFSSTRPSIYAQKDRIHSFVGGLEAKKYTVVYPFIKTREWYLLPLEQRKAMMDEHIKVSQKYPQVELNTTYSFGIHDQDFMLAFESDDLNVFQDMIMELRGTKVSAYVKEDTPMIVCVKKDIVPIITSLG, from the coding sequence ATGTCTGAAGAAAATAAAAGATACTATTTCAATTTCTCATTTTTTAAAATAGATCCAAAATGGAGATGGATGGCGGATTTGGCAAAAGAGGAATCAGCAAAAGAGTTAGAAAATATTTTAGAAAATGCTCCAGTACAATCTAGAACATATTCAACACTAGGATTAAGAAATGATGCAGATTTTTTAATTTGGTTCATGTCTGAATCAATTGAAGATATTCAAGAAACAATTTCAAAAATATACTTGACAGTAGTTGGGAAATATATCATGCCATCCATAGTTTATTTTTCATCAACACGACCATCAATATATGCACAAAAAGACAGAATCCATTCATTTGTTGGAGGATTAGAGGCAAAAAAATACACAGTTGTTTACCCTTTTATCAAAACAAGAGAATGGTATCTCTTACCTCTTGAACAACGCAAAGCAATGATGGATGAGCATATCAAAGTTAGTCAAAAATATCCACAAGTAGAACTAAACACAACATACTCCTTTGGTATTCACGACCAAGATTTCATGTTAGCATTCGAATCAGATGATCTAAATGTATTTCAAGATATGATTATGGAACTTAGAGGTACCAAAGTTTCAGCATATGTCAAAGAAGATACACCGATGATAGTCTGTGTGAAAAAAGATATAGTCCCTATAATTACGAGTCTTGGATAA
- a CDS encoding S-methyl-5'-thioadenosine phosphorylase, with protein sequence MEETAEIGIFGGTGIYDSGLLKEPKEIAIDTPYGKPSDTITIGEFNGRKIAFLPRHGKKHTIPPHMINYRANIWAFKELGVKRIIAPSAVGSLKEEFAPRDFALPTQFLDFTKSRKGSFSEDGRVIHISVADPFCPELQKAILDVTDKQELKIHKEATYVCIEGPRFSTKAESKFYKSTGAEIIGMTLVPECQLAREAQICYASISTVTDYDVWAEKPVTAKEVIETLSKNVELTKKLLTELIDKIPVSKSCSCEKALEEAEF encoded by the coding sequence ATGGAAGAAACTGCAGAAATTGGAATTTTTGGCGGTACAGGAATTTATGATTCAGGGTTATTAAAAGAACCAAAAGAAATTGCTATAGATACACCGTACGGAAAACCTTCTGATACCATAACAATTGGCGAATTCAACGGAAGAAAAATTGCATTTTTACCAAGACATGGAAAAAAACATACAATTCCACCACATATGATAAATTACAGAGCAAACATTTGGGCATTCAAAGAATTAGGAGTAAAAAGAATAATTGCTCCATCAGCAGTTGGAAGTTTAAAAGAAGAATTTGCACCACGAGACTTTGCATTACCAACACAATTTTTAGATTTTACAAAATCACGTAAAGGTTCATTTTCTGAAGATGGACGAGTCATACACATTTCAGTTGCAGATCCATTTTGCCCAGAATTACAAAAAGCAATTTTAGATGTAACAGACAAACAAGAATTAAAAATTCATAAAGAAGCAACATATGTCTGCATTGAAGGACCTAGATTTTCAACTAAAGCAGAATCAAAATTTTACAAAAGTACGGGTGCAGAGATAATTGGTATGACACTAGTGCCAGAGTGTCAATTAGCAAGAGAGGCACAAATTTGCTATGCATCAATTTCAACAGTTACAGATTATGACGTATGGGCAGAAAAACCAGTCACAGCAAAAGAGGTTATTGAAACATTATCAAAAAATGTTGAATTAACTAAGAAACTCCTTACAGAATTAATTGATAAAATTCCTGTTTCAAAATCATGTTCTTGTGAAAAGGCATTAGAAGAAGCAGAATTTTAA
- a CDS encoding adenine phosphoribosyltransferase produces the protein MNLKDKIADYPNFPKKGILFRDFSPILGDPSALSFMIEEFSKKFHPNDVDVFAGIESRGFIIACALALKYNKGMILVRKAGKLPGKVVKTSYTLEYGKATLEVQKDVIQEGQRVLICDDLLATGGTAKAAAKLIEKINGTIVGFAFIIELLELNGREKIKDYRSESLVEY, from the coding sequence ATGAATCTAAAAGATAAGATTGCAGATTATCCAAATTTCCCTAAAAAAGGAATTTTGTTTAGAGATTTCTCACCAATCTTAGGTGATCCATCAGCACTATCATTTATGATAGAAGAATTTTCAAAGAAATTCCATCCTAACGACGTGGATGTTTTTGCTGGAATTGAATCTAGAGGATTCATCATAGCATGTGCATTAGCACTGAAATACAACAAAGGAATGATTCTTGTACGAAAGGCAGGAAAATTGCCTGGCAAAGTTGTTAAGACATCATATACTCTAGAATATGGTAAGGCAACATTAGAAGTTCAGAAAGACGTCATTCAAGAAGGACAACGTGTTTTGATTTGTGATGATTTGTTAGCAACTGGAGGTACAGCAAAAGCTGCAGCAAAATTAATTGAAAAAATTAATGGAACCATAGTGGGATTCGCATTCATTATAGAATTACTTGAATTAAACGGTCGAGAAAAGATTAAAGATTACAGATCAGAATCATTGGTGGAATACTAA
- a CDS encoding signal recognition particle subunit SRP19/SEC65 family protein, with protein sequence MKDYEHVVIWLDYFNKTLPRNKGRRLSKEKCVFDPSLKELIDASNSAGLQPKETEEQVRYPKRPYVRSGYIVLPKTEKKTTMLEKISQKLVSKRAKQSKQ encoded by the coding sequence ATGAAAGATTACGAACACGTCGTAATCTGGCTTGATTATTTTAACAAGACATTACCACGTAACAAAGGTAGAAGATTATCAAAAGAAAAATGTGTTTTTGATCCATCGTTAAAAGAATTAATTGATGCATCAAACTCTGCAGGACTACAACCAAAAGAAACAGAAGAACAAGTGAGATATCCAAAAAGACCATATGTCAGATCTGGATACATTGTTCTACCAAAAACAGAAAAAAAGACAACAATGCTTGAAAAAATTTCTCAAAAATTAGTATCTAAAAGGGCAAAACAATCAAAACAGTAA
- the sufC gene encoding Fe-S cluster assembly ATPase SufC: MAELEIKDLHVTREGKEILKGVNLKTGPGEVHAIMGPNGSGKSTLSYTLLAHPKYEVTQGDILLDGESILELTADERAKKGLFLGFQYPTEVSGVGFSHFLRTSYNALSKAMKGEEREVFITVREFQNYLKENINSVGLREDFLSRYLNEGFSGGEKKRAEVLQMAVLKPKISILDEPDSGLDIDAVQSVAKAISQVSDKDSTTIVITHYARILNFLDKLDHVHVFADGKILKSGDASLAQELEKRGYDWVLEEAKQ, from the coding sequence ATGGCAGAACTTGAGATAAAGGATTTACATGTAACAAGAGAAGGTAAAGAAATTCTCAAAGGTGTGAATTTGAAAACTGGCCCAGGTGAGGTTCATGCAATTATGGGACCTAATGGTTCTGGAAAAAGTACATTATCATATACACTATTAGCACATCCAAAGTACGAAGTAACTCAAGGAGACATACTACTTGATGGAGAGAGTATTTTAGAATTAACAGCGGATGAGAGAGCAAAAAAAGGATTGTTTTTGGGATTTCAATATCCAACAGAAGTTTCGGGAGTAGGTTTTTCACATTTTCTTAGAACATCTTACAATGCACTTAGTAAAGCAATGAAAGGTGAAGAACGTGAAGTGTTCATCACTGTAAGAGAATTTCAAAATTATCTAAAAGAAAATATCAATTCCGTTGGATTAAGAGAAGACTTTCTTTCAAGATATTTGAATGAAGGGTTTTCTGGAGGAGAGAAGAAACGTGCAGAAGTATTACAAATGGCAGTACTAAAACCAAAAATTTCTATTTTAGATGAACCAGATTCAGGATTAGATATTGATGCAGTACAATCAGTTGCAAAAGCAATTAGTCAGGTATCAGATAAAGATTCAACAACAATTGTAATTACACATTATGCACGAATTCTTAATTTCTTAGACAAGTTAGATCATGTTCATGTTTTTGCGGATGGTAAAATTTTGAAAAGCGGAGATGCAAGTCTTGCACAAGAACTTGAAAAACGTGGTTATGATTGGGTTCTTGAAGAAGCAAAGCAGTAA
- a CDS encoding H/ACA ribonucleoprotein complex subunit GAR1, with protein MQEVGEVMHLANSGRVIVRLNSEVPEGQILCDSNSQKIAKVTELIGPVSSPFASAIPLTNNLRKINGKKVFALDQAPAKKKSRRRHR; from the coding sequence TTGCAGGAGGTAGGTGAAGTTATGCACTTAGCCAATAGTGGCAGAGTCATTGTACGACTCAACTCAGAGGTACCTGAAGGTCAAATTCTTTGTGATAGCAATAGTCAAAAAATTGCAAAAGTTACAGAGCTAATTGGACCAGTATCAAGTCCCTTTGCGTCAGCCATACCATTAACAAATAACTTGAGAAAGATTAATGGGAAAAAAGTTTTTGCGCTTGATCAAGCTCCTGCAAAGAAAAAAAGCAGGAGAAGACATAGATGA
- a CDS encoding transcription initiation factor IIB, giving the protein MSTIEIQSCCTECKSPVIDDIHNGERICSGCGIVVDEQMADMGPETKTSNLEDKMRLARASGQTTLAQHDMGIATDISISSTDFSGKKIPSTVSNQMQNLRKWQQRVRVTSPRERRLTNVLGKISETCVSCSLPKNVVETASMIYRSLDGKNIEVKGKSVVSITIAVVYMACKQCGIVRSLDEICKNVCAPKDVKAKTKLAAKYYRNLVLEIGNVVTPVVTMDKYISKIANLTKTDVRVERLALEIAAKTETKNITDGKAPNGIASAYLYVSSVLLGQNVLQRDVSTVSGITEVTIRNRVKEILSTHKMTLTLRPILAKK; this is encoded by the coding sequence ATGAGTACAATAGAAATACAATCTTGCTGTACTGAATGTAAATCTCCAGTAATAGATGACATTCACAATGGTGAGAGAATTTGTTCCGGATGCGGCATTGTCGTTGATGAACAAATGGCTGATATGGGTCCAGAAACAAAAACATCAAATCTCGAAGATAAAATGAGATTAGCAAGAGCATCTGGACAAACAACACTTGCACAACATGATATGGGAATTGCTACAGACATCTCAATTTCATCCACAGATTTTAGTGGCAAAAAAATTCCAAGCACAGTTTCCAATCAAATGCAAAATCTAAGAAAATGGCAACAAAGAGTTCGCGTAACATCTCCACGTGAAAGAAGATTAACTAATGTTTTAGGAAAGATTTCTGAAACCTGTGTTAGTTGTAGTCTTCCAAAAAATGTGGTAGAAACAGCATCCATGATTTATCGTAGCCTAGATGGAAAAAACATCGAGGTCAAGGGCAAATCAGTCGTAAGCATTACCATAGCAGTAGTGTATATGGCATGCAAACAATGCGGAATTGTTAGATCATTAGATGAGATTTGCAAAAATGTTTGTGCACCAAAAGATGTAAAGGCAAAAACAAAGTTAGCTGCAAAATACTACAGAAATCTTGTTTTAGAGATAGGAAATGTTGTAACCCCAGTAGTTACCATGGACAAATATATCTCAAAGATCGCAAATCTAACTAAAACAGATGTAAGAGTTGAGCGACTTGCTTTAGAAATTGCCGCAAAAACAGAAACCAAAAACATTACAGATGGAAAGGCTCCAAATGGAATAGCCTCAGCTTATCTGTATGTATCATCAGTTTTGTTAGGGCAAAATGTTCTACAAAGAGATGTATCAACAGTTTCTGGCATCACAGAAGTCACAATCAGAAATAGAGTCAAGGAGATTCTTTCAACACATAAGATGACTTTGACATTAAGACCTATTTTAGCCAAAAAATAA